In the genome of Planococcus donghaensis, the window ACTAAAAAGGCTGGTGGTTCGATTGCTAGCAAAATACTAACCAAGCCACCTGCAAAAATCGCAATAAAGCCAATTCGTAGACTTAGGCGTTGAGGAATATTAGGCTTTAACGTAGCGATAATATCTTGTGAGATCAAGGCACCAATCGCTAGCAAGTTACCACTTAATGTAGAAAGACCTGCTGAAATGGCTCCTGCAATTACTAGTGCTGTTACCCATTCCGGGTTATAAACCAAGTTTAAGATAATCGTTAATTTATCGGCATCGCCTTCTGAAATGACTAACCCTTCAGTAGTTGTAGCAAAGACGCCTACAAAGCCCATTGCATACGTTGCCGAGAACACCAATCCAAGGATAAAGGCGAACCAGACCATCGCAGAACGCGCACTTTTCAAACTAGATGCAGTGTAAACACGCATCGCTAAGTGGGGTAATCCTAAAGCTCCAATGGTTAAAGCTGGAATAATAGAGAAATACCATTTAGGTGAAAATTGATAATCAAAGAAAGTAGGTAAAGAATCTAACATTGCTGGAACCATGTCCGCATAAAATAGTGGCGGGAAATACCATCCGGATGCTCCAATTGCTTTCATAATGGCGCCAAGCGGGATGATAAACATTAACGCGATAATAACCATTTGAATCGCAGCATTGTTTGTTGCGCCAGCCATACCACCAATTGTGATATATCCCACGATAAGTAGCCCAAAAACAAAAAGTCCAGTTAAATAAGGAATTCCCAGTAAAGTTTCAAATGTAATCGCGATTCCAATCATTTGTCCTAACGCATACATAACAGAAACTAAAATCATGAAGAGCGCCGCGATAATAGAAGCTGTCACGCCGTACCGATCACGGATAAAATGGGTCGGTGAGAAAGCACCCATTCGACGAAGGCTAGTTCCATAAATAATCGTGATTAACGGAATCGCCAAAATCAATTGAATCCATAGCATGATAAAAGGCACCTGTAACTTAAGAATTAGTGCTGTAATCCCAAGAAATGTGGCCAAACTCATGTAAGTCGATGCCATCGCTAAGCCATTGGTAAAAGCTCCAACGTTCCCGCCGCCTATGTATAGATCTTTAGCTGACGCACTTTTCCGGTTGGATATGAATCCGACGATATAAAACAATAAAAATGTTGCCCCTACAACTGCTAAACCAAGAATCGGGTTGGATAATTGCCAGTTTTGTGCTTCCATCATCTACACATCCTTTACTTCGCCGGAAACTTCAAGCGCATCGTTCTCGTTATCGATTTCATCATCAATACGGTTGCCAATTTTCCCTGCCACGATGGTTAAAATGAAAACACCAAACCACCCCATTAAAATAGGCACAATATACATGACTGGAAAACCAAATAGCATAGCATCGACAGGAAATACCGAGAATATTAATCCTACATTACCGACTACTATAAAGGCCGCTGTCATCCAAATCGTAAACTGAACTTCTTTTTTATACGCTTTCATCTTATTCCCCATTTCAATTAATTTCTCATTTCCTTACTACCCAACTGAGCGTTCGCTCAGTTTTCAAAAGCACTGTCCCCCTTTTTTTACTATTTATTGAATAACTATATTAATTGTAACCGTTCTCACAAAATCAAGTCAACTGAATTTTTTAATTATTTAAACTACTATATCAGGAGCATTTATACACTAAATATGCCTATTTTCCCTTTTTGGCTATATAACGCTCTTTACTAACGAGATATAAATTACGTATTTTATTTTAAATCACCTAATTTATTCTTTATTTTAATATAATATTATTCCAAATTTTCATTCGTTTTCAAACTGTTATATAACAATCATTCGTTTTCTATCCAACAAAAAACCCTTTAAGCGAGGATCCACTTAAAGGGCAAGAAAATAAACTTAAAGGTCAGGTTTATCGTTTTCTTTTTCCATTTTTGTTTCAAACTTTTCAAGTTGACGCTTCGCAAAGTCACGTCCACCTATACCGAAGGAAATTGCAAATGCTACTGCAAGTCCAGCGATAATGAATAGGAAGGCTAGGTTAACAATGTTTGTTGCAAAGTTCAACTGGTCAAGTGTCATGAATACAGCAATGATGATAATTACGTATTTCACGACAGCTCCCATAAGTCGATTACCAGAAGCTTGTTGAACGTAGTTTCCAAGCAAGCTACCACCAATCAACCCTAATCCTAGAATAATTAATGAACTAATGAGCAGTGGCAAGTATGCAATTACTGCTTCACCAATTCCATTTAATACGTCTAGTTGCAGTACGTTCATCGCTTCTACTGTAAAGAAGATGATGATAATCGCTTGTACGACTTTTCCGATGATGTTGGCAATATCAAAACTTGGTGTTTTTGTTTTATCCGTATTCAAATATGTTGAGAAGCGGTTAATTCCTGTTCCATTTAAGAGGCTAATCAACAAATCTCCAACGAATTTAGCGATCAAGACACCTACTAGAATTAAGATAATCGCTACAAAGATATTTGGAATCATGTTCAGAACTTGATTGAGCATGTTTACAATTGGTTCAGAAATAGAGCGGATATTCAATGTTTCTAACGCGATGGTCAAGATTGGAATTAAGACAATAACAAATACGATATTAGCTAGAACGTTTGCTAATGTCGCCTTGTCACCAGCGTCCATTCTTGTAGTCCCTGTTGTGCCGGCAGGTTTGTTAGTAAATTTATTAAACCACTTATCAATGTTGATAGCTGTTAAAAGGCTAAACACCAGATTTTTCACAAACTTAGCAACAAAGTAACCAATCACTAGGATAATAATAGCCATGAAGAGGTTTGGCAAGAATGCCAATAGCTTATCCATCATGTTTGAAATTGGCTGTGCTACATTGTTCATATCCAATGCTTGCAAAACGCTCGGAATAAACAAAATGAAGATTAGGTAATAAAGAATTTTCCCTATAGAATCCAGTATGCTGTCTGCGTCTTCTTTTGTTTTCGCCATATGTCCTTTGACCATGGCCCGATCTGCACCTGCTTTTTTCAAACCTTTAGTGAAAATAGCCCGTACAACCGTTGCTACAATCCATGCGACAAGTAATAATAATAATGCCCCTAAAACGTTTGGAATGTAGTCGATAATCGTGTTTCCAACTCCTCTAAAAGAGTTGCCAATATCATTCATAAACTCGTCCTCCTTTTGTTTTTGTACACATTCTATTATTATTATCCCCTTCCTTATATGAAACTAAACTCCCCCTAACTAAATTGCATATAATTAGTTGAAAAATCAGATAAAAAAATGTATTGTCTCTCTGCTTAATTTTCTACTAAAGAAAATAGAATACTAATGGTTTGAGATAGCTGTCTCCTTCTATTATAATAAAAGAAAAGAGGAGGCGATCCTATGTATATGACAGTCCAGGAAACTGCTGCCTTTTTGTCTATGCCTGAAGAACAAGTCAATCGTTACGTATTAGAAGGTCGTATTCGCGCAGTTCATGACGGAGAGCAATACATGATCAACACTTCTCAATTCGGTACGCACTTTCAGCAGTTGGAACAGGCTAAGTTAGCGTTAGAAGAATGGCGCGCTACCCCGATTCCAGATGATGTGGATATTAAAGATGAAGACTAACCAATAAAAGCATCTAGGACTAACTAGTCCTAGATGCTTTTATATGACATGTTTCTATAGTCGCTTCTACAAAATTTGTTTACCGAATAAGCTCCGGCACTAAAAGGCTTTTTAACTTTTCTTCTATAAAGCCTCCCCATTTTTCGAACTCTACTAAAAATCCGTCATGACCAAAATCCGTTTCAATGATTTCCCAAGCTGCATTTGTTTGCTTTTCAAGCCACGGAACCATCTGTTCATGTGGATAAAGTAAATCATAGGTAAACGATAACGAATAGACTGGAACTTCTAAAACAGCATCTTTAATATCATGTGTATTCATCGCTTTTAACAACACCAGATAACTATTCGCATCAAAACGACCTGCTAATTTTTCCCCTTGATAGTTTAAGTAGGACTGTACATGAAATTCACTATCATTCCCACTTCGCCCAAAGCGCTGATTGAACATTTTAGCGCTTCGGTAAGTGACCATGCCGGCCATTCTTGCTATTTCAAACCCTTTTAGCAAACCAGTCTCTTCGTAGTTCCCACCATTAAAATCTTTATCATTTTCGATAGCTATTATCCCAATATGGTTAAATGCTACTCCATAATCACTATAATATGGCGTAACAGCCAATGGGAAAATTGCTCCGATAAATTCGGGGTAAGTTCTTCCCCACTCTAAGGTTTTCATGCCTCCAAGTGATCCCCCAATTACTGCGGCCAATTTCTTGATCCCAAGCTTTTTTAACGCCAAATATTCTGCCCGTACCATGTCACGTATCGTTAGTGTTGGGAAATCAGCTTTGTAAGGTACTCCACTTATAGGATTTACTGATAAAGGTCCGGTTGATCCATGGCAACCGCCCAATACATTAAATGTAATTACTTGGAAAGCAGTCGTATCCACTGACATCCCTGGACCAATTAATCCTGCCCACCATCCTGGATGTTGCGCTGTGCCAACTGCACGTTGATCGCCAGTTAGCGCATGACAAATCAGAATTACGGGGGCATTTTCATCTCCGAGACGTTCATATGCAAGTTCTACATTGTCTAGCGTCTTAGTTGAGTCCAAGGTTAATGAGCCAATGGATACTGTTTTCATGCTGATTCCTCCTTATACATTTTCCAACACGGTGACTTGAATTGCTTGTTCTAAGTCAGCAATTAAATCTTCTGCATTTTCTAATCCTACAGATAGTCGGATTAACTCTTCTGTTACACCTGATGATTTTAGTTCTTCGCTGTTTAATTGTTGATGAGTAGTAGACGCAGGGTGAATAATAAGTGATTTTGCATCGCCAACATTAGCAACATGAGACCAAAGCTTAATGCTATCAATTACTTTTCTTCCAGCTTCTCTTCCCCCTTTAATACCAAAGTTGACGATCGATCCGTAACCATCATTTTTCAAGTATTTCTTCGCAATTTTGTGAGAAGGATGGTCTTCAAACCCTAAGTAATTAACCCATTCAATTTGCGGATGTTGTTTTAAGTATTCTGCGATAATTTGAGCATTGCTATTGTGTTTTGGAATACGCAAATGCAAAGTTTCTAACCCTTGCAACAAAGCATGTGCACTATCAGGACTTAATGATGGACCAAAGTCACGCAGTAATTGAACGCGTAATTTTGTGGCAAAAGCTGCCTCTGGTACATCAATGCCGTAACGTAGCCCATGGTAAGTTTCATCTGGTTCTGTGTAGTTCGGGAAACGTGGATTGTCCCAATTGAATTTTCCAGCATCTACTGCTACTCCACCAATTGTTGTGCCATGTCCGCCAATCCATTTTGTTGCCGAATGAATGACAACATCTGCACCAAACTCAATTGGATTACTGCCATATGGAGAAGCAAATGTATTATC includes:
- a CDS encoding sodium:solute symporter family transporter, which translates into the protein MEAQNWQLSNPILGLAVVGATFLLFYIVGFISNRKSASAKDLYIGGGNVGAFTNGLAMASTYMSLATFLGITALILKLQVPFIMLWIQLILAIPLITIIYGTSLRRMGAFSPTHFIRDRYGVTASIIAALFMILVSVMYALGQMIGIAITFETLLGIPYLTGLFVFGLLIVGYITIGGMAGATNNAAIQMVIIALMFIIPLGAIMKAIGASGWYFPPLFYADMVPAMLDSLPTFFDYQFSPKWYFSIIPALTIGALGLPHLAMRVYTASSLKSARSAMVWFAFILGLVFSATYAMGFVGVFATTTEGLVISEGDADKLTIILNLVYNPEWVTALVIAGAISAGLSTLSGNLLAIGALISQDIIATLKPNIPQRLSLRIGFIAIFAGGLVSILLAIEPPAFLVVSILWAFGLAGVTNAPLIIVGVWWKEANKFGAIAASVVGGAVYIIVSPFVFPSIVLTGHGVTDGMGLSGAMLAVPISFILLILVSYVTNRMPGLQGKLTKQSDIELIERIHGWKDIKSYRYNSTVGAGVTVVVSAVIAIWALMPWGM
- a CDS encoding mechanosensitive ion channel, producing the protein MNDIGNSFRGVGNTIIDYIPNVLGALLLLLVAWIVATVVRAIFTKGLKKAGADRAMVKGHMAKTKEDADSILDSIGKILYYLIFILFIPSVLQALDMNNVAQPISNMMDKLLAFLPNLFMAIIILVIGYFVAKFVKNLVFSLLTAINIDKWFNKFTNKPAGTTGTTRMDAGDKATLANVLANIVFVIVLIPILTIALETLNIRSISEPIVNMLNQVLNMIPNIFVAIILILVGVLIAKFVGDLLISLLNGTGINRFSTYLNTDKTKTPSFDIANIIGKVVQAIIIIFFTVEAMNVLQLDVLNGIGEAVIAYLPLLISSLIILGLGLIGGSLLGNYVQQASGNRLMGAVVKYVIIIIAVFMTLDQLNFATNIVNLAFLFIIAGLAVAFAISFGIGGRDFAKRQLEKFETKMEKENDKPDL
- a CDS encoding helix-turn-helix domain-containing protein; amino-acid sequence: MYMTVQETAAFLSMPEEQVNRYVLEGRIRAVHDGEQYMINTSQFGTHFQQLEQAKLALEEWRATPIPDDVDIKDED
- the metX gene encoding homoserine O-acetyltransferase MetX, giving the protein MKTVSIGSLTLDSTKTLDNVELAYERLGDENAPVILICHALTGDQRAVGTAQHPGWWAGLIGPGMSVDTTAFQVITFNVLGGCHGSTGPLSVNPISGVPYKADFPTLTIRDMVRAEYLALKKLGIKKLAAVIGGSLGGMKTLEWGRTYPEFIGAIFPLAVTPYYSDYGVAFNHIGIIAIENDKDFNGGNYEETGLLKGFEIARMAGMVTYRSAKMFNQRFGRSGNDSEFHVQSYLNYQGEKLAGRFDANSYLVLLKAMNTHDIKDAVLEVPVYSLSFTYDLLYPHEQMVPWLEKQTNAAWEIIETDFGHDGFLVEFEKWGGFIEEKLKSLLVPELIR
- a CDS encoding O-acetylhomoserine aminocarboxypropyltransferase/cysteine synthase family protein, producing the protein MTNLKPETLLLHGGQQVDPTTGSRGVPVYKTTSYVFRDTQHAQDLFGLKDVGNIYSRIMNPTVDVFEQRVALLEGGTAAVALSSGMAAIAFSILNIAEAGDEIIADSSLYGGTYNLFANTLPRYGITTKFVDATNPENFKAAITDKTKVIFGEIIGNPSLNVFDVEKVANIAHEHGLPLLIDNTFASPYGSNPIEFGADVVIHSATKWIGGHGTTIGGVAVDAGKFNWDNPRFPNYTEPDETYHGLRYGIDVPEAAFATKLRVQLLRDFGPSLSPDSAHALLQGLETLHLRIPKHNSNAQIIAEYLKQHPQIEWVNYLGFEDHPSHKIAKKYLKNDGYGSIVNFGIKGGREAGRKVIDSIKLWSHVANVGDAKSLIIHPASTTHQQLNSEELKSSGVTEELIRLSVGLENAEDLIADLEQAIQVTVLENV